One window from the genome of Melospiza georgiana isolate bMelGeo1 chromosome 13, bMelGeo1.pri, whole genome shotgun sequence encodes:
- the CIB1 gene encoding calcium and integrin-binding protein 1: MGGSASLIPRDLLSEYQELTFLSKQEILLAYKRFSELLPKEERQNACSARVPKSQILTLPELRANPFQQRICHVFSTSEAEDDSMSFEDFLDMLSVFSDSATSDVKSYYAFRIFDFDNDGILDRKDLEQLVNCLTGQGEGSRLSSAEMEQLIQNILEESDIDKDGTINLAEFQHVVSRSPDFASSFKIVL; this comes from the exons ATGGGCGGCTCGGCCAGTCTGATCCCGCGGGACCTGCTGAGCGAGTACCAG GAGCTGACGTTCCTGAGCAAGCAGGAGATCTTGCT TGCCTACAAGAGGTTCAGTGAACTGCTGCCAAAGGAGGAGAGGCAGAACGCCTGCTCCGCGCGGGTCCCCAAGAGCCAGATCCTGACGCTGCCTGAGCTGCGG GCAAACCCCTTCCAGCAGCGCATCTGCCACGTGTTCTCAACCTCAGAGGCCGAGGATGACAGCATGTCCTTTGAAGACTTCCTTGATATGCTGAGTGTCTTCAGCGATTCTGCCACCTCTGACGTCAAATCCTACTATGCCTTCCGCATCTTTG ACTTTGACAACGATGGGATTCTGGACAGGAAGGACCTGGAGCAACTGGTGAACTGCCTGACAGGGCAAGGCGAGGGGTCCCGGCTGAGCAGCGCAGAGATGGAGCAGCTCATCCAAAAC ATCCTGGAGGAGTCCGACATCGACAAGGACGGCACCATCAACCTCGCCGAGTTCCAGCACGTTGTCTCCCGCTCCCCCGACTTTGCCAG CTCCTTCAAGATTGTCCTGTGA
- the GDPGP1 gene encoding GDP-D-glucose phosphorylase 1 translates to MAATPAGEPGEASPEEFVYSEEDFVLQAAGWGDPGSAPSRFDRALLAGWSDRMERGLFRYRLGALPTRVLPGAVRLVAQLNEQRSAERRPPQPVRSLRDPFDPAAFNFTRLRPAELLFRLRRAGGPEPLLVAINASPLERGHVLLLPEPARRLPQALTAPALRGALEAALLSAHPGFRVGFNGLGGGASVNHLHLHGLYLDRPLPLEAAPAEPLGPRLALLRAGPAPAFLFFAAGPAALEPVSRAVCRAAEHLGAAGLACNVLATRGDPPAGPGGGRGLRVLLWARRPLFGPKAGEPFAVALCELAGLLPLPAEPLYRDITEEQALSAIRQHLLPEPELLHLGGELARLLER, encoded by the coding sequence ATGGCGGCCACGCCGGCGGGGGAGCCGGGCGAAGCGAGCCCCGAGGAGTTCGTGTACAGCGAGGAGGACTTCGTGCTGCAGGCAGCCGGCTGGGGCGACCCGGGCTCCGCGCCCTCCCGGTTCGACCGGGCGCTGCTGGCGGGCTGGAGCGACCGTATGGAGCGGGGACTGTTCCGGTACCGGCTGGGAGCGCTGCCCACCCGCGTCCTGCCCGGCGCCGTGCGCCTCGTGGCGCAGCTGAACGAGCAGCGCAGCGCGGAGCGCCGCCCGCCGCAGCCCGTCCGCAGCCTCCGCGACCCCTTCGACCCCGCCGCCTTCAACTTCACGCGGCTGCGCCCCGCCGAGCTGCTGTTCCGCCTGCGCCGCGCCGGCGGCCCGGAGCCGCTGCTGGTGGCGATCAACGCCAGCCCGCTGGAGCGGGGacacgtgctgctgctgcccgagCCGGCGCGGCGCCTGCCGCAGGCGCTGACGGCCCCGGCGCTGCGCGGGGCGCTGGAGGCGGCGCTGCTCAGCGCCCACCCCGGCTTCCGCGTGGGCTTCAACGGGCTGGGCGGCGGCGCCTCGGTGAACCACCTGCACCTGCACGGGCTCTACCTGGACCGCCCGCTGCCGCTGGAGGCGGCGCCGGCCGAGCCGCTGGGGCCGCGCCTGGCGCTGCTCCGCGCCGGACCGGCCCCCGCCTTCCTCTTCTtcgccgccggccccgcggcgCTGGAGCCGGTGTCGCGGGCCGTGTGCCGCGCGGCGGAGCACCTGGGCGCCGCCGGGCTGGCCTGCAACGTGCTGGCCACGCGGGGCGACCCGCCGGCGGGGCCCGGGGGCGGCCGCGGGCTGCGGGTGCTGCTGTGGGCGCGCCGGCCGCTCTTCGGCCCCAAGGCGGGCGAGCCCTTCGCCGTGGCGCTGTGcgagctggcagggctgctgccgctgcccgcCGAGCCGCTCTACCGGGACATCACCGAGGAGCAGGCGCTGAGCGCCATCCGCCAGCACCTGCTGCCCGAGCCCGAGCTGCTGCACCTGGGCGGGGAGCTGGCGCGGCTGCTGGAGCGGTGA
- the SEMA4B gene encoding semaphorin-4B: MAIQPGTGTEPPEGQAEIVTSSAGPLARAQGLAGLCRLHRVLPVGAPLPASPGTKPRSLRTVAAAGRGLGPGPAGAAWGRYRRGTARLLFRAAHPARGTGGLGDGRVGAPGSGWVCSARAASRPRRSPAARSGMAARPVLPVLAALLLSAAPEPVPRVSLPYDSAERVVRRFEAPGVSNYTTLLLSPDGRTLYLGARELLLTLNTSNFQPSSPARRLLWSADEEKKRQCVFKGKDPQRDCHNYIKLLLQLNSTHLYTCGTCAFSPACAYINVQHFSLERDASGKVVLEDGKGRCPFDPEYRSTAVMVDGELYAGTVSNFQGNEPTISRSQESRIALKTENSLNWLQDPAFVGSAYLRESLPAGNPEGDDDKVYFFFSETGKEFDYFENTIVSRIARVCKGDQGGERVLQRRWTTFLKAQLLCSHPEDGFPFNVLQDIFVLTPDELRWRETLFYGVFTSQWNKGGLGSSAVCAFPMRSVQRAFGGLYKEVNRETQQWYTDTGPVPEPRPGMCITSHTRHLKINSSLQMPDRVLNFIKDHFLMDSPVRSQPLLLQSQRRYQQIGVHRAPGLRGTYDVLFLGTDDGRLHKAVRVNHGVHIIEEIRLFPDGQPILQLLLDQDQGLVYAATYTAVAQVPFANCSLYRSCGECVLARDPFCAWSRGACRRLAPHPLAHPQLWAQDIEDADTERLCQPANASQPRPRILLPPASGSPCQQIQLPPNAVRPLPCRLLSNLASRSWLHNGAPVNASYLVLPDGALILVGSPERAGTYECWSLEEGFRKLMASYCVGVQEPALGPADPGRKVAAGRDALETVSTSRSTSAVGSAAARLDGKTYWTEFLVMCVLFAAAVLVLAFFVLHRHRDGMKALVEPGDPSRHQKPPRKPVESLPLNGSSLPSTAPEHKGYQALQDNYIVSTPVHEPPGPPRTFSESEKRPLHVRDSFVEVSPACQRPRVRLGSEIQDSVV; the protein is encoded by the exons ATGGCGAT ccagccagggacagggacagagccccCCGAGGGCCAGGCAGAGATCGTGACCAGCTCGGCGGGACCCCTGGCGCgggcacaggggctggcagggttGTGTCGCCTGCACCGAGTGCTACCTGTGGGGGCACCGCTGCCGGCCAG CCCGGGGACAAAGCCCCGTTCCCTCCGGACCGTggcggccgcggggcgggggctgGGGCCGGGTCCCGCTGGGGCGGCGTGGGGGCGGTACCGGCGGGGAACCGCCCGCCTCCTCTTCCGAGCGGCCCACCCCGCCCGGGGCACCGGCGGGCTGGGGGACGGGCGGGTCGGcgcgcccgggagcggctgg GTCTGCAGCGCCCGGGCGGCTTCGCGGCCGCGGCGGAGCCCCGCGGCTCGGTCCGGGATGGCGGCGCGGCCGGTGCTGCCGGTGCTGGCGGCGCTGCTGCTCTCGGCGGCTCCGGAGCCTGTCCCGCGGGTCAGCCTGCCCTACG ACTCGGCCGAGAGGGTGGTGCGGCGCTTTGAGGCACCTGGCGTGTCCAACTACACGaccctgctgctgagcccagacGGCAGGACGCTCTACCTGGGGGCACgagagctgctcctcaccctcaACACCAGCAACTTtcagcccagctccccagctCGTAGG ctgctgtggagtgCAGATGAGGAGAAGAAGAGGCAGTGTGTGTTCAAGGGCAAGGACCCCCAG AGGGACTGTCACAACTACatcaagctgctgctgcagctgaacagCACCCACCTGTACACCTGTGGCACCTGCGCCTTCAGCCCGGCCTGCGCCTACATC aacGTGCAGCACTTCAGCCTGGAGCGGGACGCGTCGGGGAAGGTGGTGCTGGAGGACGGGAAGGGACGCTGCCCCTTTGACCCTGAGTACCGCTCCACAGCTGTCATGGTCG ACGGCGAGCTCTACGCCGGGACCGTCAGCAACTTCCAGGGCAACGAGCCGACCATCTCCCGCAGCCAGGAGAGCCGCATCGCCCTCAAGACCGAGAACTCCCTCAACTGGCTGCAAG ACCCAGCGTTCGTGGGCTCAGCCTACCTGCGGGAGAGCCTCCCTGCCGGCAACCCTGAGGGTGACGACGACAAGGTCTACTTCTTCTTCAGCGAGACTGGGAAGGAGTTTGACTATTTTGAGAACACCATCGTCTCCCGCATCGCACGTGTGTGCAAG GGGGACCAGGGCGGGGAGCGCGTGCTGCAGCGGCGCTGGACAACCTTCCTgaaggcacagctgctctgctcacaccCTGAGGACGGGTTCCCCTTCAACGTGCTGCAGGACATCTTTGTGCTCACCCCGGATGAGCTGCGCTGGAGGGAGACGCTCTTCTACGGTGTCTTCACCTCGCAGTG GAACAAGGGCGGGCTGGGCAGCTCGGCCGTCTGCGCCTTCCCCATGCGCAGCGTGCAGCGCGCCTTCGGCGGGCTCTACAAGGAGGTGAACCGCGAGACGCAGCAGTGGTACACGGACACCGGCCCCGTGCCGGAGCCCCGGCCGGGCATG tgCATCACCAGCCACACGCGGCACCTGAAGATCAATTCATCGCTGCAGATGCCAGATCGAGTGCTGAACTTTATCAAGGACCACTTCCTGATGGACAGCCCTGTGCGCAgccagccgctgctgctgcagagccagcgGCGCTACCAGCAGATCGGCGTGCACCGCGCGCCCGGCCTGCGCGGCACCTACGACGTCCTCTTCCTGGGCACGG ACGACGGGCGGCTGCACAAGGCCGTGAGGGTGAACCACGGCGTGCACATCATTGAGGAGATCCGCCTCTTCCCTGACGGGCAGCCcattctccagctgctgctggaccaggaccag GGTCTTGTGTATGCAGCCACCTACACAGCAGTGGCCCAGGTGCCCTTTGCCAACTGCAGCCTGTACCGCAGCTGTGGGGAATGTGTGCTGGCACGGGACCCCTTCTGTGCCTGGAGCCGGGGCGCCTGCCGCAGGCTCGCCCCACATCCCCTGGCACACCCACA gctctgggcacaggaCATCGAGGATGCCGACACGGAGCGGCTCTGCCAGCCGGCCAACGCCTCCCAGCCCCGACCCCGCATCCTCCTGCCCCCAG CCTCAGGCTCCCCGTGCCAGCAGATCCAGCTCCCTCCCAACGCGGTGCGGCCGCTGCCGTGCCGGCTGCTCTCCAACCTGGCCTCGCGGAGCTGGCTGCACAACGGGGCTCCTGTCAACGCCTCCTACCTGGTGCTGCCCGACGGAGCCCTCATTCTGGTGGGCAGCCCGGAGCGCGCAGGCACCTACGAGTGCTGGTCGCTGGAGGAGGGCTTCCGCAAGCTGATGGCCAGCTACTGCGTGGGCGTGCAGGAGCCGGCCCTCGGGCCAGCAGACCCTGGCAGGAAGGTGGCTGCTGGCCGTGATGCCCTGGAGACGGTCAGCACATCGCGGAGCACCTCAGCggtgggcagtgctgcagcacgGCTGGACGGCAAGACCTACTGGACCGAGTTCCTGGTGATGTGTGTGCTCTTTGCCGCCGCCGTCCTCGTGCTGGCCTTCTTCGTGCTGCACCGGCACCGCGACGGCATGAAGGCCTTGGTGGAGCCCGGCGACCCCAGCAGGCACCAGAAGCCGCCCCGCAAGCCGGTGGAGAGCCTGCCCCTGAACGGCAGCAGCCTGCCCAGCACGGCTCCTGAGCACAAGGGCTACCAGGCCCTGCAGGACAACTACATCGTCAGTACCCCCGTGCATGAGCCCCCAGGACCCCCACGCACCTTCTCTGAGTCGGAGAAGAGGCCTCTCCACGTCCGTGACAGCTTTGTGGAGGTGTCTCCTGCCTGCCAAAGACCCCGGGTGCGCCTGGGCTCCGAGATCCAGGACTCGGTGGTGTGA